A genomic segment from Triticum dicoccoides isolate Atlit2015 ecotype Zavitan chromosome 1A, WEW_v2.0, whole genome shotgun sequence encodes:
- the LOC119271653 gene encoding probable plastid-lipid-associated protein 10, chloroplastic has protein sequence MALAAAPSRRFPAAPPRPPPSSPLQRHAHFRPQNPRRTPSPLLAAAVAAPLTAADTEGRKHELLRAVQETGRGSGASPDQRAAIEDAIVSVEELGAGEGAPLDLAALDGTWRLCYTSASDVLMLFEAAERLPLLQVGQIYQKFECKGRSDGGIVRNVVRWSIENLLEEQEGATLMVSAKFDVLSKSNIFLQFEEVAVENIKISEQLQALIAPAILPRSFLSLQILQFLKTFRAQVPISGPERRSPGGLYYLSYLDRDMLLGRSVGGGGVFIFTRAQPLL, from the exons ATGGCGCTCGCCGCCGCGCCCTCCCGCCGGTTCCCCGCCGCTCCTCCCCGACCACCGCCGTCTTCGCCTCTCCAGAGACACGCCCACTTCCGCCCTCAGAACCCACGTCGCACCCCTTCTCCACTCCTCGCCGCCGCGGTCGCCGCCCCGCTCACCGCA GCGGACACGGAGGGGCGGAAGCACGAGCTGCTGCGGGCGGTGCAGGAGACGGGGCGCGGCTCGGGGGCCAGCCCCGACCAGCGCGCGGCCATCGAGGATGCCATC GTGTCCGTGGAGGAGCTCGGCGCCGGGGAGGGGGCACCGCTGGACCTCGCTGCGCTCGACGGCACCTGGAGGCTGTGCTACACGTCTGCGTCGGACGTGCTTATGCTCTTCGAGGCGGCCGAGAGACTCCCTCTCCTGCAG GTAGGGCAAATATACCAGAAATTTGAGTGCAAGGGTCGGTCggatggtggaattgtgcggaatgtcGTGCGTTGGAGCATCGAGAACTTGCTGGAG GAGCAAGAGGGTGCAACACTGATGGTCTCTGCAAAATTTGATGTTCTGTCTAAGAGCAACATATTTCTTCAGTTCGAGGAG GTTGCTGTAGAGAATATCAAGATTAGTGAGCAGCTACAAGCACTGATAGCTCCTGCTATACTTCCTCGGTCTTTTTTGAGTCTTCAG ATATTGCAGTTCCTTAAAACTTTCCGAGCTCAAGTTCCTATCAGCGGCCCGGAAAG ACGATCGCCTGGAGGACTATACTATCTTTCTTACCTTGACCGTGACATGCTCCTGGGGCGTTCAGTTGGCGGTGGTGGTGTTTTTATTTTCACAAGAGCCCAGCCTCTATTATGA
- the LOC119271663 gene encoding uncharacterized protein LOC119271663, with the protein MEVLGKSVIAEPSNVIFLSTILNTEGEIPSHKCDMRCQNEHIFGNMYRCKLTGMTHICDKNCNQRILYDNHNSLCRVSGQLFALSPLELQAVRGIRRKHEADSSHEGCSFKRRRGAQLHPSPFERSYSAVSPIPSQAGDGMDLS; encoded by the coding sequence ATGGAGGTACTTGGCAAATCTGTGATTGCTGAGCCCAGCAATGTGATTTTCTTGTCCACTATTCTGAACACAGAAGGGGAAATCCCCAGTCACAAGTGTGACATGAGGTGCCAGAATGAGCACATCTTTGGAAACATGTACCGCTGCAAATTGACTGGAATGACACACATTTGTGACAAAAACTGTAACCAGAGGATCCTCTATGACAACCACAACTCGCTTTGCCGAGTGAGTGGGCAGTTGTTCGCGCTCTCACCACTGGAGCTGCAGGCAGTGAGGGGGATTCGGAGGAAGCATGAAGCTGACAGCAGCCATGAAGGGTGCTCCTTCAAGCGCAGGCGTGGTGCACAGCTGCATCCTTCCCCTTTTGAGAGATCCTACTCCGCCGTGTCTCCGATACCGAGCCAAGCTGGAGATGGCATGGACCTGAGCTAG